The Chryseobacterium glaciei DNA window TGATTCCGAAGCTGAAGGAACCAATGTGTTTCAGCAGCTTTTTATTTTTGGTGTAAATGGCTTTCAAAGCAGCCTGAGTTAAAGACGGCTGGTTACTGCCAAGATCTTCAAAAAGTACATCATTTACCTTTTCTTTCTCCTGGATTTGAAGCATTTTTTGTACATCATAGTTCAAAGTGGCGGGACAACAGCTGTAGAACACATCAAAATTGTAGAAACGTCCATCTTCGGTAATCACAGAAAAATTGGTTTCGGATTCAAAATTTCGCACTGCGGCTTTAACACGGAGGACATTTTCTGCTTCATCCGCTTTTCCGGCGATCAGATTTTCACTTCCCAGATCCACATATCTGATCTTGGATGGAAATATAATATGGGTGGTTTTATCATAGGTTACCGTCAGCCAGTAGGGTTCTACTCTACCTGTTTTAAGCCTTGATTCTGTCGTAAGGGTATCAGCAGGTGGTATGCTGTCCTGCTGCTGAGCATGGAGTTGTATAGTAAAGATTGCCAGAAATGTCACCATGAGCAAACTTTTTATTAAGTATTTCATATTGTTTGGTTTTTGTATTAAACATTATTTTTTGGAAACAAGGAATACCTGATACCCTGCTTTGAGGGTGATTTTTGGCATTCTTATCTTTTTTGAGAAGTATCCGGAGATCCCCTGTACGACACTTTTGCTAAGATCAGAGGTAATCTGCTGTCCTGCTGTAGAACTTAATGAAATGCTGGTTCCTCCTGTGTTTCCCATATTGGCGGCCATTTCAGTAAGGGCGCTTCGCTCGGGAGAATACGGAACTGCCAGTCCCGGTTGTCCGTCCAGATCGTAGGCTGTGAGTTCTACAGGAATGATGTTGCCTTTAAATTCTATGGATTGAATTAAAAGCTGAAGCCTTGTTCCCTGGAATTTGGCAATGGCCGTCAATACCGTTCCTTTAGGAATCGCCAACTTTGATAATATAATTGCATCCAATAATCTTATACGGACTGCCTGTTCGGCAGTG harbors:
- the traN gene encoding conjugative transposon protein TraN; this encodes MKYLIKSLLMVTFLAIFTIQLHAQQQDSIPPADTLTTESRLKTGRVEPYWLTVTYDKTTHIIFPSKIRYVDLGSENLIAGKADEAENVLRVKAAVRNFESETNFSVITEDGRFYNFDVFYSCCPATLNYDVQKMLQIQEKEKVNDVLFEDLGSNQPSLTQAALKAIYTKNKKLLKHIGSFSFGISFVLKGIYIYNGKYYFHTELRNETSVPFPVDFMIFKIADKKTSKRTAVQENELIPLRTYLPLTDVKNGRTERNVFLLDQFTLADDKILVIEIFEKNGGRHQRVEVENMDLIHAKPVTDLKLIF